In the genome of Pediococcus claussenii ATCC BAA-344, one region contains:
- the asnB gene encoding asparagine synthase (glutamine-hydrolyzing), giving the protein MCGFVGYVNQSNVDKNVVHSMADRIKHRGPDDEAYFQNEKASMGFRRLSIIDLAHGRQPMMNSTETKVLTFNGEIYNYKEVREELKELGYVFKTDVDSEVLIHGYDAWGPDLLQKLRGMYAFVIYDIENDEVFGARDHFGIKPLYYYDDDETFLWGSEIKAFLEHPKFNKEFNKELLPIHLSFEFIPSKETMFKNVYKLLPGTYFIHRNGKTETHTYFKFNYDHIDENQTIEEDAKKIRTIVHDSVDAHMIADVEVGSFLSSGIDSSYVLAEAAKFKPIQSFSIGFEDSKYSELSYSTEFAKEIKQKNTPLYMDGDDYFDILPTIMYYMDEPLSNPSAMQLFYLSKGTRENVKVALSGEGADEFFGGYNTYLESFTFERYQKMVPKIIRKGLAKAVSGLPRFHGKRFLTRGAQPLSERYYRVNYVFNQDDRDKILKDPSLNVDTGAYTKHIFDEVAGKDEMTQMQYFDINTWLPFDILHKADRMSMANSLEVRTPLVDREVAKFAATMPIKTRIHKDETKVSLRRAAEAELPEKVAKKEKLGFPSPIANWIKEDKYRKRIEEAFNSDVAKKFFKPEALMHILEEHVNGKSSMQKIFTIYTFILWYQVYFPEETSANTVDLVKRTQI; this is encoded by the coding sequence ATGTGCGGTTTTGTAGGGTACGTTAACCAAAGTAATGTAGATAAGAATGTCGTTCACTCAATGGCTGATCGGATTAAGCACCGTGGGCCTGATGACGAGGCATATTTCCAAAATGAAAAAGCTTCAATGGGATTCAGACGACTTTCAATTATCGATTTGGCGCATGGTCGCCAACCGATGATGAATAGTACGGAAACCAAAGTACTGACCTTTAATGGTGAAATCTATAATTATAAAGAAGTTCGTGAAGAACTAAAAGAATTAGGATATGTGTTTAAGACGGACGTTGATTCAGAAGTTTTAATTCATGGTTACGATGCATGGGGACCTGATTTGTTACAAAAGTTACGTGGTATGTATGCTTTTGTGATTTATGACATCGAAAATGATGAGGTGTTTGGAGCACGTGACCACTTTGGAATTAAGCCATTATATTATTATGACGATGATGAAACATTTTTATGGGGATCAGAAATCAAGGCGTTTTTGGAACATCCTAAATTCAACAAGGAATTTAATAAGGAATTGTTACCAATTCATTTAAGTTTTGAGTTTATTCCATCTAAAGAAACAATGTTCAAGAATGTATACAAACTACTTCCTGGAACATACTTCATTCATCGGAATGGAAAAACTGAGACCCATACTTACTTCAAGTTTAATTATGACCACATTGATGAAAACCAAACAATTGAAGAAGACGCTAAAAAAATCCGAACAATTGTGCACGATTCAGTTGATGCACACATGATTGCTGATGTAGAAGTGGGGAGTTTCCTATCTAGTGGAATTGATTCAAGCTATGTTTTAGCTGAAGCAGCTAAGTTTAAGCCAATTCAATCATTTTCAATTGGGTTTGAAGATTCCAAATATAGCGAGTTAAGTTATTCTACAGAATTTGCTAAGGAAATTAAGCAAAAGAATACTCCTCTATACATGGATGGGGATGATTATTTTGATATCCTACCAACTATCATGTATTACATGGATGAACCACTGTCTAATCCTTCAGCGATGCAGTTATTCTACCTTTCAAAAGGAACTCGTGAAAATGTTAAAGTTGCTTTGTCTGGCGAAGGAGCCGATGAATTTTTCGGTGGGTACAATACGTATTTGGAATCATTCACATTTGAGCGTTACCAGAAGATGGTACCAAAGATAATACGTAAGGGACTTGCTAAAGCAGTTTCTGGGTTACCCCGTTTCCATGGGAAGCGTTTCTTAACACGTGGTGCACAGCCCCTTAGTGAACGTTATTATCGGGTTAATTATGTATTTAACCAAGATGATCGCGATAAGATTCTTAAGGATCCAAGTTTAAATGTCGATACTGGTGCATATACGAAGCACATTTTTGATGAAGTTGCAGGCAAAGATGAGATGACGCAAATGCAATATTTCGATATTAATACTTGGTTGCCATTTGATATTTTGCACAAGGCTGACCGAATGAGTATGGCTAATTCTTTGGAAGTTCGTACACCTTTAGTTGATCGTGAAGTTGCTAAATTTGCGGCTACCATGCCAATTAAAACACGTATTCATAAGGATGAAACTAAGGTATCCCTTCGTCGTGCCGCTGAAGCCGAATTACCAGAAAAAGTTGCTAAAAAAGAAAAACTTGGTTTCCCATCTCCAATTGCTAATTGGATTAAGGAAGACAAGTATCGAAAACGAATTGAAGAAGCTTTTAATTCAGATGTTGCGAAGAAATTCTTTAAACCAGAAGCTTTAATGCATATTTTGGAAGAGCATGTTAACGGAAAATCAAGCATGCAAAAGATTTTTACAATCTATACGTTCATTTTATGGTATCAAGTATATTTCCCAGAAGAAACTTCTGCTAATACAGTTGATTTAGTAAAGCGAACACAAATTTAG
- a CDS encoding iron-sulfur cluster biosynthesis family protein, whose product MKILFSDDAYEKVRPFFTEDTVGIIDLDDGIGPFSNELLENGLKYQLIIIKKKQLPDSYNILFGSSLGDFYVNADTFRYLETNLKISLNLKWDTMALKANSGLLENNLTLLSLV is encoded by the coding sequence ATGAAAATTCTTTTTTCCGATGATGCCTATGAAAAGGTACGGCCTTTTTTTACTGAAGATACGGTTGGAATTATTGATCTGGATGATGGTATTGGTCCGTTTTCCAATGAACTACTTGAAAATGGGTTAAAATATCAGTTAATTATTATTAAGAAAAAGCAACTGCCAGATTCATATAATATTTTGTTCGGTAGTTCATTAGGGGATTTTTATGTTAATGCCGATACATTTCGTTATTTAGAAACAAATTTGAAAATATCTTTGAACTTAAAATGGGATACAATGGCTTTAAAGGCTAACTCTGGTTTGTTAGAAAATAATTTAACCCTCCTAAGTTTAGTTTAA
- a CDS encoding TetR/AcrR family transcriptional regulator, with amino-acid sequence MARKTEFDVDSVLKGLMLFFWENDFEATTMRKVAEFVHVKPQSLYNKFGNKEELYIVALGYYTRLFKRTLQVIEKQNKAKNEILCDLLVMDWENDVFPRGCMAVDAVGTREYRSVTGMVDNIFNEYRKSIQRVISKDSAASKDNLVGLLLTFHNGLQVEAKSCSRSALYEKAVEFIKVLDRG; translated from the coding sequence ATGGCGAGAAAAACTGAGTTTGATGTTGACTCTGTTTTAAAAGGGTTAATGCTTTTCTTTTGGGAAAATGATTTTGAAGCGACAACCATGAGAAAAGTTGCCGAATTTGTTCATGTAAAGCCACAAAGTTTATATAATAAATTTGGAAATAAGGAAGAGCTTTACATCGTGGCATTGGGGTATTATACGAGACTTTTTAAACGAACACTTCAGGTTATTGAAAAACAAAATAAAGCAAAGAACGAAATTCTTTGTGATCTACTAGTGATGGACTGGGAAAATGATGTTTTCCCCAGAGGATGTATGGCCGTTGACGCGGTTGGTACTAGAGAATATCGATCAGTAACAGGGATGGTTGATAATATTTTCAACGAATATAGGAAAAGTATTCAGAGGGTGATTTCGAAAGATTCGGCAGCTTCGAAGGATAATCTGGTTGGGTTGCTATTAACTTTTCATAATGGACTTCAGGTTGAAGCGAAATCTTGCTCAAGGAGTGCGCTATATGAGAAGGCAGTGGAATTCATAAAAGTTTTAGATAGGGGATAG
- a CDS encoding amino acid permease yields METKKINLMGFFTLTAAMLMSADEYPAFAQSGLLSVLYLIFAGIIWFLPVALCSAELATIDGNEDGGVFTWVKNILGSRFGFMAVFFQWLQITVNFITMIYFIIGAISYVFNWPELNDNPIIKWIAFLVIYWGMTFWQLGGVGKTEKLVNVSFYSGIVFPSIVLLILGLVYFFSAGHVQFDTNVSSNLATLKQNFSLDTIVPYVLAFTGIEASASYINNLERPKRNYPIALLTLVVFAILIDSLGGLSVAAVVPVKDLTLNQGVIQAVSQMFNDTIPFLGWGVYIIGLLMAFGMIGEISSWIIGPVKSLFVTAEDGILPRYFMQVNKKNVPVRLIFLQGGIVTIISGVLTVIFGGDNNAYQMAMALTVMLYLVTYVLIFTAYLKQINQKDKVHRDFVIPGGKMGQYGIASIGLLSSIIVFYSTFIPNQHITGIKSGTYTMIMVIFFAVIVIITELTYEIGSRVPDVGGYNWTVKRSDINKIQKSIYPKGRVQHDIKLIEKDVEKKESQVNNFIDNHESR; encoded by the coding sequence ATGGAAACCAAAAAAATAAACTTAATGGGATTTTTTACGCTAACAGCAGCAATGTTAATGTCAGCTGATGAATATCCTGCTTTTGCACAGTCGGGATTACTTTCTGTACTTTACTTAATTTTCGCAGGTATTATTTGGTTTTTACCTGTTGCACTTTGTTCGGCAGAACTTGCGACCATTGATGGCAACGAAGATGGTGGTGTTTTTACTTGGGTTAAGAACATTTTGGGATCAAGATTTGGTTTTATGGCTGTATTTTTTCAATGGTTACAAATTACCGTTAATTTTATAACTATGATTTATTTTATTATAGGTGCAATTTCATACGTGTTTAACTGGCCAGAGCTAAACGATAATCCAATTATAAAATGGATCGCCTTCTTGGTAATATATTGGGGAATGACATTTTGGCAATTGGGGGGAGTTGGCAAAACTGAAAAATTAGTTAACGTTAGTTTTTATTCTGGAATTGTATTTCCTTCAATTGTTTTACTGATCCTTGGGTTGGTATATTTTTTCTCAGCAGGTCACGTTCAGTTTGATACTAATGTTTCGAGCAATTTAGCCACCCTAAAACAAAATTTTTCTTTAGACACAATTGTCCCGTACGTACTTGCATTTACAGGTATTGAAGCGTCTGCGTCATATATTAATAATTTGGAACGACCCAAAAGGAATTATCCGATCGCACTTTTAACTTTGGTAGTTTTTGCAATTTTAATTGATTCCCTCGGAGGATTATCAGTAGCGGCTGTAGTGCCAGTCAAAGACTTAACATTGAATCAAGGTGTGATTCAAGCTGTTAGTCAAATGTTTAATGATACAATACCATTTTTGGGCTGGGGCGTTTATATTATTGGACTTTTGATGGCATTCGGAATGATTGGTGAAATTAGTTCGTGGATTATAGGACCGGTTAAATCACTTTTTGTGACTGCCGAAGACGGTATTTTACCTCGATATTTCATGCAGGTTAACAAAAAAAATGTTCCGGTTAGATTGATATTTTTGCAAGGAGGAATTGTAACAATTATCAGTGGGGTATTAACGGTTATCTTTGGTGGTGACAATAATGCTTACCAAATGGCTATGGCATTAACTGTTATGTTGTATTTGGTAACTTACGTGTTAATTTTTACGGCGTATTTGAAACAAATTAATCAAAAAGACAAGGTCCATCGAGACTTTGTTATTCCTGGTGGCAAAATGGGACAGTATGGTATTGCTTCAATTGGTTTATTATCATCAATAATTGTTTTCTACTCAACATTTATTCCAAATCAGCATATAACAGGAATAAAATCGGGCACCTATACGATGATTATGGTCATTTTCTTTGCTGTAATTGTTATAATTACAGAATTAACGTACGAGATTGGGAGCAGAGTTCCTGACGTGGGTGGTTATAATTGGACAGTTAAGAGAAGTGATATAAATAAAATTCAGAAAAGTATTTATCCAAAGGGACGTGTTCAGCATGATATAAAGTTGATTGAAAAAGATGTTGAAAAAAAGGAGTCCCAGGTTAATAATTTTATTGATAATCATGAATCAAGATGA
- the cysE gene encoding serine O-acetyltransferase, translated as MFETIDSIIQRDPAARSRLQVLLTYPGVLALRWYRVASFLWNHHLKLLAEIITNITRRRTGIEIHPAAQIGKRLFIDHGIGVVIGETAIIGDDVTLMHGVTLGARRTVTGKRHPTVKNDVLIGANALLLGDITIDNGAKIGAGAVVLHSVLPNQTVVGSPAKPI; from the coding sequence ATGTTTGAAACTATTGATAGTATAATTCAGCGTGATCCGGCAGCTAGAAGTCGTTTACAGGTTCTGCTTACCTACCCTGGTGTACTGGCGTTGCGTTGGTACCGGGTGGCTTCTTTTCTTTGGAATCATCATTTAAAGTTACTAGCTGAAATCATCACTAATATAACGAGACGACGAACAGGCATAGAAATTCATCCAGCAGCTCAGATTGGAAAACGTTTGTTTATTGACCACGGGATTGGAGTTGTAATCGGTGAAACTGCAATAATTGGAGATGACGTAACTTTAATGCATGGTGTTACATTAGGAGCTAGGAGAACAGTCACTGGAAAACGCCATCCAACCGTTAAAAATGATGTACTCATTGGAGCTAACGCGTTACTTTTGGGAGATATTACTATTGATAATGGAGCTAAAATCGGCGCTGGTGCGGTGGTTTTGCATAGTGTCTTACCTAATCAAACAGTTGTGGGCTCTCCAGCTAAACCAATTTAA
- the cysK gene encoding cysteine synthase A, with the protein MIKKESILDYIGKTPIIKLQRSVPAGVADVYVKLEYFNEAGSVKDRIALKLIEHAEKTGDLTKDVTLIEPTSGNTGIGIAAVAAAKGYKAILVMPDTASEERKQIMKAYGATLIETPGSEGIKGSIKVVEEYTKDSKYLSLNQFVNEINPLAHYETTGPEIVDYFDGTPDAFVAGIGTGGTLSGTGKFLKETNTNIEIIGVEPATSAILNGGKPGKHPIQGIGTGFVPDTLDTNIYDSVTDVTGDDAVNTARMLGKNEGILLGFSGGAAVWAAIEKAKTMQPGQKILALAADNGERYLSTSLYKD; encoded by the coding sequence ATGATAAAAAAAGAAAGTATTTTAGACTATATTGGAAAAACGCCAATTATCAAGTTACAGCGTAGTGTGCCTGCGGGTGTTGCCGATGTTTACGTTAAATTAGAGTATTTCAATGAAGCGGGCTCCGTTAAGGATCGCATTGCTCTTAAACTAATTGAACATGCTGAAAAAACTGGTGATTTAACTAAAGATGTAACCCTTATTGAACCAACTTCAGGCAATACCGGAATTGGAATTGCTGCGGTTGCTGCTGCTAAGGGATACAAAGCTATCTTGGTTATGCCTGATACTGCGAGTGAAGAAAGAAAGCAAATCATGAAGGCTTACGGTGCAACACTCATTGAAACACCCGGTTCAGAAGGAATTAAAGGATCTATCAAAGTCGTAGAAGAATATACAAAAGACAGCAAATATCTATCGCTTAATCAATTCGTGAACGAGATCAACCCACTTGCTCATTATGAAACAACCGGACCTGAAATTGTTGACTACTTTGATGGCACTCCAGATGCTTTCGTAGCTGGAATCGGAACAGGTGGAACACTATCAGGAACAGGAAAGTTTTTAAAAGAAACTAATACAAACATTGAAATTATTGGTGTTGAACCCGCTACATCTGCAATTTTAAATGGTGGAAAACCAGGCAAACATCCTATTCAAGGAATTGGAACTGGATTTGTTCCAGACACACTCGATACAAATATTTATGATTCAGTAACCGACGTAACTGGCGATGATGCGGTTAATACTGCGCGCATGCTTGGCAAAAATGAAGGAATCTTACTTGGCTTCTCCGGTGGAGCGGCCGTATGGGCAGCAATTGAGAAAGCTAAAACAATGCAACCAGGTCAAAAAATTCTAGCCTTAGCAGCTGACAATGGCGAACGTTATCTGTCTACATCACTTTACAAAGACTAA
- a CDS encoding DNA/RNA non-specific endonuclease, which yields MKKRRYSKQSAWLLILLAAFLFLSRNSGTIQQLFKGNIGAGIQSAKTVKKSVSDDKLAELTFKSGESAYINVNNGRSDLDPTQWKQNKIDYGQLDSLNRTTENIAFLERRNLVKSNTRTRQVWNPTGWHQKRLSIDGRQIEILNRGHLLAYSVTGKFDKDGNFNQNELGSLDNPKNLATQTEFSNQRTMQIFEERVRNALAQNKKVIYKVSTVFKGDDLMPIGYHSQAISTDGSLNFNVFIWNVEPGVQFDYKTGRSTVDRNMRVAEN from the coding sequence ATGAAGAAGAGAAGATATTCGAAACAAAGTGCATGGTTGCTCATATTATTAGCAGCTTTTTTATTCCTATCTCGAAATAGTGGGACAATACAACAACTTTTTAAGGGAAATATAGGCGCTGGAATTCAGTCAGCAAAAACCGTTAAAAAGAGTGTCTCAGACGATAAATTAGCGGAACTTACTTTTAAATCTGGTGAATCTGCATATATTAATGTAAATAATGGCAGAAGTGATTTAGATCCTACTCAATGGAAACAAAATAAAATTGATTATGGACAACTTGATAGTTTAAATCGTACAACTGAAAACATCGCTTTTCTTGAGAGAAGGAATTTAGTTAAATCAAATACTCGAACTCGTCAAGTTTGGAATCCGACGGGGTGGCATCAAAAAAGACTTTCAATTGACGGTCGTCAAATCGAGATACTAAATCGTGGCCATTTATTGGCATATTCTGTGACCGGGAAGTTTGATAAAGATGGTAATTTTAATCAAAATGAGCTAGGCTCTCTTGATAATCCGAAGAATCTTGCTACTCAAACGGAATTTAGTAACCAGAGAACAATGCAAATTTTTGAAGAACGCGTTCGAAATGCGCTTGCTCAAAATAAAAAGGTTATTTATAAGGTTTCAACGGTTTTTAAGGGTGATGATTTAATGCCAATTGGATATCACTCACAGGCAATTTCAACGGATGGTAGTTTGAATTTTAATGTCTTTATTTGGAATGTGGAGCCTGGCGTCCAGTTTGATTATAAAACTGGACGATCCACTGTTGATCGTAATATGAGAGTTGCTGAAAACTAA
- a CDS encoding heavy metal-binding domain-containing protein: protein MFITTEGINVGHTIKGVVEATTSLMLASEDIDKFNLFDQLFEEAKEKLEKKAELLDGNGIIGLKYNTEIAQVSVAPKFLVVHAYGTVVKTD, encoded by the coding sequence ATGTTTATAACAACTGAAGGAATTAATGTTGGACATACCATCAAAGGAGTTGTGGAAGCAACAACCAGTTTAATGCTCGCATCAGAAGATATTGATAAGTTTAATCTGTTTGATCAACTATTTGAAGAAGCAAAGGAAAAGTTGGAAAAAAAAGCAGAATTATTAGACGGTAATGGAATTATTGGTTTGAAATATAATACTGAAATTGCACAAGTAAGTGTAGCTCCAAAGTTTTTGGTAGTGCATGCTTATGGAACAGTTGTAAAGACTGATTAA
- a CDS encoding Cof-type HAD-IIB family hydrolase: MIKLIVSDLDETLLGLDGSISDENIKAIKKAQKAGVKFVPNTGRGFSSVQGLLQKLGLKDQKEEFVISYNGGAIVENAGLKVVQTNELTFEQASEIYNIAMKVKDFDTHVYTLNDVYIYNPLQADLDYIETRGVRPIEYKEKDLKLLRNEKIMKVITMNPDFNRLAYMRDLVLKNVDFDLNVTFSSDRYTEFNKKGVDKGLATLELANRLGIKKDEIMAIGDNGNDLPMLSKVGLPIAVSNANDQAKKIAKHVTNGDYVNGVAEAINKFVLD; encoded by the coding sequence ATGATTAAGTTAATTGTTAGTGATTTAGATGAAACATTATTAGGCTTGGATGGAAGTATCTCGGATGAAAATATTAAAGCAATAAAAAAGGCTCAAAAAGCAGGTGTTAAGTTTGTACCTAACACTGGTCGCGGATTTAGTTCAGTACAAGGTTTATTACAGAAATTAGGATTGAAAGACCAAAAAGAAGAGTTTGTTATTTCTTATAACGGGGGTGCTATTGTTGAAAATGCTGGTTTAAAAGTTGTACAGACTAATGAATTAACATTTGAACAGGCGAGTGAAATTTATAATATTGCTATGAAAGTTAAGGACTTTGATACGCATGTTTATACGCTTAATGATGTTTATATTTATAACCCACTTCAAGCTGATTTAGATTATATTGAAACACGTGGTGTGAGACCAATTGAGTATAAGGAAAAGGACCTTAAGTTACTACGGAATGAGAAGATAATGAAAGTAATAACGATGAATCCCGATTTTAACCGATTGGCTTATATGAGGGACCTCGTTTTAAAAAACGTTGATTTTGACTTAAATGTTACTTTTTCGTCTGACCGATACACGGAATTCAATAAAAAGGGTGTTGATAAGGGACTTGCCACACTTGAGCTAGCTAATCGTTTAGGTATTAAAAAAGATGAAATTATGGCTATTGGTGATAACGGAAATGATCTGCCAATGCTTTCTAAAGTTGGGTTACCAATTGCAGTTTCTAACGCGAATGACCAAGCCAAAAAAATTGCTAAGCACGTTACCAATGGTGACTACGTTAACGGTGTTGCTGAAGCAATTAACAAGTTTGTTTTGGATTAG
- a CDS encoding deoxynucleoside kinase, protein MVIITAGMIGVGKTTLTGRIADFYGSKAFFEPVGDNPVLPLYYSDPKSYGFLLQIYFLNKRFQMIKKALADDNNVLDRSIYEDALFTRENNKEGNITDTEFGVYMNLLDNMMGELQNLPKKAPDLMVYAETDFDTILYRIKKRGRDYEQFDNNPELESYYKKMWTAYKTWYEEYDASPKMKIDLQTYDLSEEKNVNIILQQIDKKLKETRKANYNQAI, encoded by the coding sequence ATGGTGATAATTACAGCAGGAATGATTGGTGTCGGAAAAACAACATTAACAGGTAGAATTGCGGATTTTTATGGTTCAAAGGCCTTTTTTGAACCAGTAGGCGATAATCCAGTATTACCACTTTACTATTCTGATCCTAAAAGTTATGGTTTTTTACTCCAAATTTATTTCTTGAATAAACGATTCCAAATGATTAAAAAGGCTCTGGCAGATGATAATAATGTTCTTGATCGTTCAATTTATGAAGATGCCTTATTCACACGCGAAAACAATAAGGAAGGCAACATTACTGACACAGAATTCGGCGTCTATATGAACTTGCTCGATAACATGATGGGTGAACTCCAGAACCTGCCTAAGAAGGCTCCAGATTTGATGGTTTATGCTGAAACTGATTTTGATACTATCCTATATAGAATTAAAAAACGCGGTCGTGACTATGAACAATTCGACAATAACCCTGAACTTGAGTCTTATTATAAAAAAATGTGGACAGCATATAAAACATGGTACGAAGAATATGATGCTAGCCCTAAAATGAAAATCGATTTACAAACTTATGATTTATCTGAAGAAAAAAATGTTAATATCATCTTGCAACAAATTGATAAAAAATTAAAAGAGACACGTAAGGCTAATTACAATCAAGCCATTTAA
- a CDS encoding universal stress protein, producing MDYKNVLFGYDGSPEAQKAFEKAIEITKQNHARLVISEIVKQQYANTESVSLGFGIASTDIDIKKALMEREQELEVLKQKAIEAGVSDVQIDLRVGNPKQELSEDIPDKYDIDLTVLGATGLGRVA from the coding sequence ATGGATTACAAAAATGTTCTTTTTGGATATGATGGTTCTCCGGAGGCCCAAAAAGCCTTTGAGAAAGCAATTGAGATTACAAAACAGAATCATGCTAGGTTGGTCATTAGCGAAATTGTTAAACAACAATACGCGAATACTGAAAGTGTGTCATTGGGATTTGGAATTGCGAGCACTGATATTGATATAAAGAAGGCACTGATGGAACGCGAGCAGGAGCTTGAAGTTTTAAAACAGAAAGCAATTGAAGCAGGAGTCAGTGATGTTCAAATAGATTTAAGAGTGGGAAACCCAAAGCAAGAACTTTCTGAAGATATTCCCGATAAGTATGATATTGATTTAACGGTATTAGGTGCTACTGGATTGGGACGAGTTGCATGA
- a CDS encoding pseudouridine synthase, which translates to MRVDKFLHDMNVGTRTQIRKLTRDGQISVNGEAVKSGRVKIDPDQDEVQLSGEVVQYQKHFYFIVNKPIGVLTATEDRKQKTVMELFNKNDRRPDLFPVGRLDKNTEGLLLITNNGEIGHRLLSPEHHVDKVYEATVTGQISEGAAAKFANGLTLKDGTQLKPAGLKVKEYSNLEKTTTVEVTISEGKYHQVRRMFGALGERVLRLRRVKFGPLELDVGLLPGHYRALTDEEIVNLENL; encoded by the coding sequence TTGAGAGTTGATAAATTTTTACATGATATGAACGTTGGTACAAGGACTCAGATTCGAAAACTAACTCGTGATGGGCAAATTAGTGTAAATGGCGAAGCTGTAAAGTCTGGTCGAGTAAAGATTGATCCTGATCAAGATGAGGTGCAGCTTAGTGGTGAGGTAGTTCAATATCAAAAGCACTTTTATTTTATTGTTAACAAACCGATTGGGGTACTGACAGCAACGGAAGACCGAAAGCAAAAAACAGTCATGGAACTCTTTAATAAAAATGACCGTAGACCAGATTTATTTCCAGTTGGAAGGTTAGATAAGAACACTGAAGGATTACTTCTAATTACAAATAACGGGGAGATTGGGCACCGCTTATTATCGCCTGAACACCATGTTGATAAAGTCTATGAAGCGACTGTAACAGGACAAATTAGTGAGGGTGCGGCAGCCAAATTTGCTAACGGATTAACGCTCAAAGATGGTACTCAGTTGAAGCCTGCCGGTCTGAAAGTTAAAGAATATTCTAATTTGGAAAAAACGACAACGGTGGAAGTAACGATTAGCGAAGGAAAGTATCATCAGGTACGACGCATGTTTGGCGCTTTGGGTGAACGTGTTCTTAGGTTGCGACGAGTGAAATTTGGTCCATTGGAGCTAGATGTGGGACTTTTGCCTGGTCATTATAGAGCTCTAACAGACGAGGAAATCGTAAACTTGGAAAATCTATAG